The Syngnathus typhle isolate RoL2023-S1 ecotype Sweden linkage group LG3, RoL_Styp_1.0, whole genome shotgun sequence genome window below encodes:
- the LOC133150967 gene encoding sodium-dependent phosphate transport protein 2B-like — MDALKPPAFTEEHIERNGSKMQKGSLAQSTLALVDDGPSDEEDPWDMPELKDTGVPWSALDTKGKVLRVFVSLLKLAVLLGLLYMFICSLDILSSAFQLVGGKAAGGIMQDNVVLSNPLAGLVIGVLVTLLVQSSSTSSSIVVSMVSSGLLSVQLAVPIIMGTNIGTSVTNTLVAMTQAGDRTIFRRAFAGATVHDFFNWLSVLVLLPLEVASGYLYEVTKVIIDSFQIQSGEAPDLLNVITDVLTDSIIKLDKSVLSQIATGDPEARNKSLIKRWCETYTNMSTVNVTVPGPENCTSPSMCWTDGNYTFTLKNISQTYNIKKCDHLFVNVNLSDLAVGLILLALSLLVLCSCLLLIVKLLNSMLKGQVAMIIKKILNTNFPFPFGWVTGYIAILVGAGMTFIVQSSSVFTSAITPLVGIGVISIERAYPLSLGSNIGTTTTAILAAMASPADTLGNALQIALVHFLFNISGIILWYPIPFTRLPIRLAKALGNVTASYRWFAAVYIICCFFLVPLLVFSLSLAGWQVLVGVACPLVALLIIIIIINVLQKRKPECLPAALRSWDFLPLWAHSLEPWDKVVAVFTAKCCCCCKCCNSDEDKGKDDKELEKEAYDNPAMCDDTLGIEIKFEPNSVKLTKL, encoded by the exons ATGGATGCACTCAAGCCACCTGCG TTTACCGAGGAGCATATTGAAAGAAATGGCAGCAAAA TGCAAAAAGGAAGTCTCGCACAGTCTACTCTGGCGCTGGTGGATGATGGGCCATCAGATGAGGAAGACCCTTGGGATATGCCCGAGCTGAAAGACACCGGAGTGCCATGGTCAG CTTTGGACACCAAAGGGAAGGTGCTGCGGGTGTTTGTGTCACTTTTGAAGTTGGCTGTGCTACTGGGCCTCCTCTACATGTTCATCTGCTCCCTAGACATCCTCAGCTCAGCCTTCCAGCTTGTTGGAG GCAAAGCAGCAGGCGGCATTATGCAGGACAATGTTGTCCTGTCCAACCCTCTGGCCGGTCTGGTCATTGGCGTCCTGGTCACTTTGCTGGTTCAGAGCTCGTCCACTTCGTCCTCCATTGTGGTCAGCATGGTCTCCTCTGGAT TGCTATCAGTCCAACTGGCTGTTCCAATCATCATGGGCACTAACATTGGCACCTCAGTCACCAATACACTTGTTGCCATGACGCAGGCTGGGGACCGAACTATCTTTCGCAG GGCATTTGCAGGGGCCACGGTGCACGATTTCTTCAACTGGCTGTCGGTTCTGGTGCTGCTGCCTCTAGAGGTCGCCAGCGGCTACTTGTACGAGGTCACCAAGGTCATTATCGACTCGTTCCAGATCCAGAGCGGAGAGGCTCCCGACCTCTTGAATGTTATCACGGATGTCCTCACAGATTCTATTATAAAG CTAGACAAGTCTGTCTTAAGCCAAATAGCCACTGGAGACCCAGAAGCCCGGAACAAAAGTCTCATCAAGAGGTGGTGTGAAACTTATACCAACATG AGCACCGTAAATGTCACTGTTCCCGGTCCAGAGAACTGCACCTCTCCTTCAATGTGCTGGACTGACGGCAACTACACCTTCACACTCAAAAACATCTCACAGACGTacaacattaaaaaat GTGATCACCTTTTTGTAAACGTGAACTTGTCCGATCTGGCTGTGGGTCTGATCCTCCTGGCTCTCTCTTTGCTGGTGTTGTGCTCCTGCCTGCTGCTTATAGTCAAGTTGCTCAACTCCATGCTTAAGGGTCAAGTGGCCATGATTATCAAGAAAATACTTAACACAA ATTTCCCGTTCCCCTTCGGTTGGGTCACAGGATACATTGCCATTTTAGTCGGAGCTGGAATGACATTCATCGTGCAGAGCAGCTCTGTTTTTACCTCCGCTATCACTCCGCTTGTTG GTATTGGCGTCATCAGCATTGAGAGAGCCTATCCGTTGTCTCTTGGTTCCAACATCGGCACCACCACCACGGCCATCTTGGCAGCCATGGCCAGTCCGGCAGACACGTTGGGTAACGCTCTGCAG ATTGCCCTGGTTCActtcctcttcaacatctctgGCATCATTCTGTGGTATCCGATTCCATTCACCCGATTGCCCATCCGACTGGCCAAAGCTTTGGGCAACGTCACGGCCTCCTACCGCTGGTTTGCCGCAGTCTACATCATCTGCTGCTTCTTCCTTGTGCCGCTCCTCGTCTTCAGTCTGTCGCTGGCCGGATGGCAGGTCCTAGTAGGCGTGGCCTGCCCTCTCGTGGCtcttctcatcatcatcattatcatcaatgTGCTGCAGAAGAGGAAGCCTGAATGTCTGCCAGCAGCGTTGCGGTCTTGGGACTTCCTCCCGCTTTGGGCTCACTCTCTAGAACCCTGGGACAAAGTAGTGGCTGTGTTCACTGCCaaatgttgctgctgctgcaaatgcTGCAACAGCGATGAAGATAAAGGGAAAGACGACAAAGAGCTGGAGAAAGAAGCCTACGATAACCCGGCAATGTGCGACGACACGCTGGGAATTGAGATCAAGTTTGAGCCAAACAGTGTAAAACTGACCAAACTTTGA
- the LOC133150969 gene encoding OCIA domain-containing protein 1-like isoform X1, translating into MSSTTAGFNEERRHQGAQTRLGTDYIPTEEEKRVFRECNNESFWYRSVPFSVVSMAITQALVARGSLSASPRFGSLPKVAFAGFCGYLAGKMSYMKTCQEKFKRLDSSPLGEALRQRTGLPPQIQGAQSEMNDPNGQSFDTNFHPAETQSSTAEHEYGFSPESPVLMRRADDFNLSAAAEENNGPKSKSILYENLRLKNRENYEVTLTQKADSQLKTPPVKEPQRPTESAKKNIYGDTWDE; encoded by the exons ATGTCATCCACTACTGCGGGTTTTAATGAGGAGCGGCGGCATCAAGGAGCACAG ACGCGTCTAGGCACAGACTACATCCCCACCGAAGAGGAGAAGAGAGTGTTCAGGGAGTGCAACAATGAAAGTTTTTGGTATAGGT CGGTACCATTCTCTGTGGTGAGCATGGCCATCACTCAAGCCCTGGTTGCCAGAG GGTCTCTCTCTGCATCTCCAAGGTTTGGATCGCTTCCAAAAGTGGCCT TTGCTGGCTTCTGTGGCTACTTGGCAGGTAAGATGTCGTACATGAAGACGTGTCAGGAGAAGTTCAAGAGGTTGGACAGCTCTCCTCTGGGGGAGGCCCTGAGACAGAGAACGGGACTGCCTCCACAGAT CCAAGGTGCTCAGTCCGAGATGAATGATCCCAACGGTCAGAGCTTTGACACCAATTTCCACCCAGCAGAGACGCAATCTTCCACCGCCGAACATGAATATGGATTTAGTCCAGAATCGCCTGTTCTCATGCGAAGAGCAGACGACTTTAATCTTTCAG CTGCAGCTGAGGAAAACAACGGACCCAAGAGCAAGTCCATCCTCTATGAGAACTTGCGGCTAAAAAATCGAGAGAACTACGAGGTCACACTCACCCAGAAGGCTGACTCGCAGCTCAAAACTCCCCCTGTAAAGGAGCCACAAAGACCAACAGAAAGCG CAAAGAAAAACATCTATGGAGACACCTGGGACGAATGA
- the LOC133150969 gene encoding OCIA domain-containing protein 1-like isoform X2: MSSTTAGFNEERRHQGAQTRLGTDYIPTEEEKRVFRECNNESFWYRSVPFSVVSMAITQALVARGSLSASPRFGSLPKVAFAGFCGYLAGKMSYMKTCQEKFKRLDSSPLGEALRQRTGLPPQIQGAQSEMNDPNGQSFDTNFHPAETQSSTAEHEYGFSPESPVLMRRADDFNLSAEENNGPKSKSILYENLRLKNRENYEVTLTQKADSQLKTPPVKEPQRPTESAKKNIYGDTWDE; this comes from the exons ATGTCATCCACTACTGCGGGTTTTAATGAGGAGCGGCGGCATCAAGGAGCACAG ACGCGTCTAGGCACAGACTACATCCCCACCGAAGAGGAGAAGAGAGTGTTCAGGGAGTGCAACAATGAAAGTTTTTGGTATAGGT CGGTACCATTCTCTGTGGTGAGCATGGCCATCACTCAAGCCCTGGTTGCCAGAG GGTCTCTCTCTGCATCTCCAAGGTTTGGATCGCTTCCAAAAGTGGCCT TTGCTGGCTTCTGTGGCTACTTGGCAGGTAAGATGTCGTACATGAAGACGTGTCAGGAGAAGTTCAAGAGGTTGGACAGCTCTCCTCTGGGGGAGGCCCTGAGACAGAGAACGGGACTGCCTCCACAGAT CCAAGGTGCTCAGTCCGAGATGAATGATCCCAACGGTCAGAGCTTTGACACCAATTTCCACCCAGCAGAGACGCAATCTTCCACCGCCGAACATGAATATGGATTTAGTCCAGAATCGCCTGTTCTCATGCGAAGAGCAGACGACTTTAATCTTTCAG CTGAGGAAAACAACGGACCCAAGAGCAAGTCCATCCTCTATGAGAACTTGCGGCTAAAAAATCGAGAGAACTACGAGGTCACACTCACCCAGAAGGCTGACTCGCAGCTCAAAACTCCCCCTGTAAAGGAGCCACAAAGACCAACAGAAAGCG CAAAGAAAAACATCTATGGAGACACCTGGGACGAATGA
- the rhbdd2 gene encoding rhomboid domain-containing protein 2 produces MSASHLRMVVQVLRDVVPGISSGMFLITLTSCAVFALQTYLDSSEGGLSVGASVFLKGHVHTLLTYPFYHRSFTQLLLSICTMVFLSGSLEKGFGTVRFLFVCILMSTMTGLLYAFVDLLQKSNGNGPTEGLVPMALACVVLTTTHTKMTKAFLCGVSFPTMVLPWIFVLITSVLIPHTVLPCNIISTLIGWMHGRGWFSFLDISEAKAGVVEKTAPFRLLRSIRMVAFVPASTEDRRKSLLPQINPTPGSYPVQAYAPVSSANLAGSGSTKMYEGWSKPVLLKYEARRASLVQANRSGPNPHASAAGLGGTSHEHGCAHSHHGHSHL; encoded by the exons ATGAGCGCGAGCCACTTAAGGATGGTCGTCCAAGTTTTGAGAGATGTGGTTCCTGGCATTTCGAGTGGGATGTTCCTCATCACCCTCACATCGTGTGCTGTGTTCGCGCTCCAAACCTACTTGGACTCCTCTGAGGGGGGACTCAGTGTTGGGGCGAGTGTTTTTCTCAAAGGGCATGTGCATACCCTCTTGACGTACCCATTCTATCACAGAAGCTTCACTCAACTGCTCCTCAGCATCTGCACCATGGTGTTCCTCAGTGGTAGCCTGGAGAAAGGCTTTGGCACTGTCCGCTTCCTGTTTGTGTGCATTCTGATGTCAACAATGACAGGCTTGTTGTATGCCTTTGTGGATCTCCTGCAGAAGAGCAACGGCAATGGACCCACGGAGGGGCTGGTGCCTATGGCCCTCGCTTGCGTGGTCCTCACCACGACGCACACAAAAATGACCAAAGCCTTCCTCTGTGGGGTCAGTTTTCCCACCATGGTTCTCCCGTGGATTTTTGTCCTCATCACCAGCGTCCTCATTCCTCACACAGTGCTCCCCTGCAATATCATCTCCACATTAATCGGATGGATGCACGGAAGAGGATGGTTCTCCTTTCTGGACATCTCGGAGGCCAAGGCAGGCGTTGTGGAGAAGACGGCACCTTTCCGCTTGCTGAGAAGCATCAGGATGGTGGCGTTTGTGCCAGCTTCCACAGAGGACAGGAGGAAATCACTCCTTCCACAAATCAACCCAACACCTGGATCTTACCCAGTGCAGGCCTATGCGCCTGTGTCAAGCGCCAACTTGGCTGGTAGTGGCTCAACCAAGATGTATGAAGGTTGGTccaagccagtgcttctcaaata tgaggCGCGccgcgcgt cactggtccaAGCCAACCGGTCTGGACCTAATCCTCATGCCTCTGCAGCAGGCCTCGGTGGGACAAGTCATGAACACGGCTGCGCGCACAGCCACCACGGTCACAGCCATCTCTAG
- the LOC133150971 gene encoding cysteine-rich hydrophobic domain-containing protein 2, which yields MMEDFDEIYEEEEEEEEDEDRAAEEQLLKYAPDPVVVRGSGHVTVFGLSNKFESEFPSALTGKVAPEEFKASINRVNSCLKKTLPVNVRWLLCGCLCCCCTLGFSLWPVICLSKRTRRSIEKLLEWENRRLYHKLCLHWRLNKRKCESNNMMEYVILIEFLPKIPIFRPD from the exons ATGATGGAGGACTTTGACGAAATctacgaggaagaggaggaggaagaagaagacgaggaCAGGGCCGCGGAGGAACAGCTCCTCAAGTACGCTCCGGATCCGGTGGTGGTGCGAGGCTCCGGACACGTCACAGT ATTTGGACTTAGCAACAAATTTGAATCCGAATTTCCTTCAGCACTTACAGGGAAG GTTGCACCTGAGGAGTTCAAAGCGAGTATCAACCGTGTGAACAGCTGTCTAAAGAAGACGCTACCGGTGAACGTACGATGGCTCCTGTGCGGCTGCCTGTGCTGTTGCTGCACGCTCGGCTTTAGTCTGTGGCCTGTCATTTGTCTCAGCAAGCGG ACAAGAAGATCTATAGAGAAACTTCTAGAGTGGGAGAACCGTAGACTCTACCACAAG CTATGTTTGCATTGGCGACTGAACAAAAGAAAGTGTGAATCCAACAACATGATGGAGTAT GTAATCTTAATAGAATTCCTACCGAAGATCCCCATCTTCAGACCCGACTAG
- the LOC133150970 gene encoding uncharacterized protein LOC133150970 isoform X1 translates to MMLFLILAFTFLSAGFSAPLTSDCDTLTQQVEIQSRDPLLGVWTFAGESTDMPGSKVLTKMFVENVWGKVFAANESDSIFVFQVQKMLGRCYSVTSKLTLVNNTLHMEHPLSASEVLLRTSCSDCILLLSNTTLGERTYRIMQLLTRRPKLTSAEIDEFKRQAACLNLPPPAILDADKGFCPDSSASKDTETTDLTSVLSQTDPEYMRLLDKLLSSQSGIKMIVDSIRN, encoded by the exons ATGATGTTGTTCTTAATCCTCGCTTTCACGTTTCTATCGGCAGGCTTCTCGGCCCCTCTGACCTCTGACTGTGACACGTTGACCCAGCAGGTGGAAATCCAAAGTCGCGACCCG CTCTTGGGCGTGTGGACGTTTGCGGGAGAAAGTACTGACATGCCAGGCTCCAAAGTCCTGACGAAGATGTTTGTGGAAAACGTGTGGGGGAAAGTCTTCGCGGCCAATGAGAGCGACTCCATCTTTGTGTTTCAAGTCCAGAAAAT GTTGGGCCGATGCTACAGTGTCACTTCAAAGTTGACCTTGGTCAACAACACTCTGCACATGG AGCATCCCCTCTCTGCTAGTGAGGTTCTCTTGAGGACCAGCTGCTCTGACTGCATTCTTCTTCTGTCTAACACTACCTTGGGAGAACGCACATACCGTATTATGCAGCTTTTGA CCAGAAGACCAAAATTGACGAGTGCTGAGATTGATGAGTTCAAGAGGCAGGCGGCATGTCTGAATTTACCCCCACCCGCCATCCTGGATGCAGACAAAG GTTTTTGTCCAGATTCATCAGCTTCAAAAGACACAGAGACCACTGATTTAACCTCCGTCCTCAGTCAAACTGACCCAGAATATATGAGACTATTGGACAAGCTGCTCAGCAGTCAAAGTGGAATAAAGATGATTGTGGATTCGAttagaaattaa
- the LOC133150970 gene encoding uncharacterized protein LOC133150970 isoform X2, protein MKSCEVVVLLLALLCVGRAAPLTSCDTLLKPISISNEQMLGRWLYIGGSSDLPGSRSLGHLLNSIWLDIRATSLSNVLTIFQTQRIYGECSGMIYNVTMQNSTLLIEHPFYLKEVYLQTDCADCLVVYEEVKTSQDSFKSLLLFSRQRSVSLADVEMLKMQAKCLQMPSPLMMDPSYEICPDNIATSDGLAAFNSLLEAKMGQRVAKLLDQLFDFFIN, encoded by the exons ATGAAGAGCTGCGAGGTCGTCGTTCTTTTGCTCGCTCTTCTCTGCGTGGGCCGCGCTGCTCCGTTGACGAGCTGTGACACTTTGCTGAAGCCGATAAGCATCAGCAATGAACAA ATGTTGGGACGCTGGCTGTACATCGGGGGGAGCTCCGACCTCCCGGGTAGTCGATCTCTGGGACATCTGCTCAACAGCATCTGGTTGGACATCCGCGCCACCTCCCTCAGCAACGTGCTCACCATTTTCCAGACGCAGAGAAT ctaTGGTGAATGTTCCGGGATGATCTACAACGTGACCATGCAAAACAGCACATTATTGATTG AGCATCCGTTTTACCTCAAGGAAGTATACCTGCAGACAGACTGTGCAGACTGCCTGGTGGTCTATGAAGAAGTCAAAACCAGCCAAGACTCCTTTAAGAGTCTTCTGCTGTTCA GCAGGCAACGGAGCGTCTCACTTGCCGACGTGGAGATGCTCAAGATGCAAGCAAAGTGTCTCCAGATGCCCTCCCCACTCATGATGGACCCGAGCTATG AAATCTGCCCAGACAACATTGCAACCTCGGATGGACTTGCTGCCTTCAACTCGTTGTTAGAGGCCAAGATGGGACAGCGGGTTGCGAAGCTTCTCGACCAACTTTTTGACTTCTTTATCAACTGA